From the Lathyrus oleraceus cultivar Zhongwan6 chromosome 4, CAAS_Psat_ZW6_1.0, whole genome shotgun sequence genome, one window contains:
- the LOC127075782 gene encoding uncharacterized protein LOC127075782: protein MMDSSKREEEDDDLFLPVPPDLVHPPHQILPSSSPPPPPDPPSFSLSEIVLFPSPSSSDSPPSHSSADSPPPSHQLTATTTTTTTSSTTTTEPFFISPDPHLSSQFYTFNPDSHSLMINCLLQNRLATPSEIRAATPRAVLKSWRTVWKDRNEETAYLTAWKRIQDKLTARVDQNGNHFLCFKNNTNQFVSHTNQWQDIVMNFHSDADLKHLGVKDTVDRIKQVWTVGAKFYGIPESYIRVCIAACSVCSGAASGSNLTDAAAAARNKRRRFEYTESFDVPAKEVPSRLQQLAAKHKVVLCIRQKYIRYKPFMAEVKDYACHRAGQPAAAKKSKILKREPYASKRCGCGFRIRAIVPIANYNEKDKSFVYEEEGMAVFKLYAVHSGHEPGPLDGNARIMHRVVGHKGGYLMDQDAVVYGVSEEMDNEGFGLMGKDEGDLQFSVLQQVQELRVEVGMLEGRVSKIPQELLGSVSRDLFDVVNRIRSIGEVGLKPMGLLPTDKSHADDVLVGDNDLANWSNHHHERIYGDDKDTELIEDDEDSFGRTLGEVVSWGDHIRTECRSQKDLISETCKPEKWLKCSDFDEKSILDCEDTKLTKPIRHDEAIVSDVGLGCIQVDSFYQDNPKWYDSPCALGTGADCEDTGFRHGEIL, encoded by the coding sequence ATGATGGATTCAAGCAAAAGAGAAGAAGAAGACGACGATCTTTTCCTCCCTGTCCCACCGGATCTGGTGCACCCTCCACACCAGATCCTCCCCTCCTCctcaccaccaccaccaccagatCCTCCCTCTTTCTCTCTCTCCGAAATCGTTCTCTTCCCTTCCCCTTCCTCCTCCGACTCACCTCCGAGCCACTCCTCCGCCGACTCACCACCACCGAGTCACCAACTCACCGCCACAACAACCACTACTACAACATCATCAACCACAACGACAGAACCCTTCTTCATAAGCCCTGACCCACACCTCTCCTCTCAATTCTACACATTCAACCCCGACTCCCACTCCCTCATGATCAACTGCCTCCTCCAAAACCGCCTCGCTACTCCCTCCGAGATCCGCGCCGCAACCCCACGCGCCGTCCTCAAATCATGGCGAACCGTTTGGAAAGACCGGAACGAAGAAACCGCTTACCTAACCGCATGGAAACGAATCCAAGACAAATTAACCGCGCGTGTGGACCAAAACGGTAACCACTTTCTCTGCTTCAAGAACAACACGAATCAGTTCGTTTCGCACACGAATCAATGGCAAGACATTGTTATGAATTTTCATAGTGATGCTGATCTTAAGCATCTCGGTGTTAAAGACACTGTTGATAGAATTAAGCAGGTTTGGACTGTTGGAGCTAAGTTTTATGGGATTCCCGAGAGTTACATTCGGGTATGTATAGCCGCTTGTTCGGTTTGCTCTGGGGCGGCATCTGGATCTAATCTTACGGATGCTGCCGCGGCTGCGAGGAACAAGCGGCGGAGATTTGAGTATACTGAGTCATTTGATGTGCCTGCAAAGGAAGTTCCTAGTAGGTTACAGCAACTTGCTGCTAAGCATAAGGTTGTGCTTTGTATTAGGCAGAAGTATATTAGGTATAAGCCTTTTATGGCTGAGGTTAAGGATTATGCTTGTCATAGAGCGGGTCAACCTGCTGCTGCGAAGAAATCTAAGATTTTGAAGAGGGAGCCTTATGCTTCTAAGAGGTGTGGATGTGGGTTTAGGATTAGGGCTATTGTTCCGATTGCGAATTATAATGAGAAGGATAAGAGTTTTGTGTATGAGGAAGAGGGGATGGCGGTTTTTAAATTGTATGCTGTGCATTCAGGGCATGAACCGGGGCCGTTGGATGGGAATGCTAGGATTATGCATAGGGTTGTTGGACATAAAGGTGGGTATTTGATGGATCAGGATGCGGTTGTGTATGGGGTGAGTGAGGAAATGGATAATGAAGGGTTTGGTTTGATGGGGAAAGACGAAGGGGATTTGCAGTTTTCGGTTTTGCAACAGGTGCAGGAATTGAGAGTGGAAGTTGGCATGTTGGAAGGGAGGGTTTCAAAGATTCCGCAGGAATTGTTGGGATCGGTTTCTAGagatttgtttgatgttgtgaaTAGAATTAGGAGTATAGGGGAAGTGGGTTTGAAGCCGATGGGGTTACTACCAACAGATAAGTCACATGCAGATGATGTCTTGGTTGGGGATAACGATCTTGCAAACTGGAGTAATCATCATCATGAAAGGATTTACGGGGATGACAAAGATACCGAGCTgattgaggatgatgaagataGTTTCGGACGCACATTGGGAGAAGTTGTTTCCTGGGGGGATCATATCAGGACAGAGTGTAGAAGTCAGAAGGATTTGATAAGTGAAACTTGTAAGCCTGAAAAGTGGTTGAAGTGTAGTGACTTTGATGAGAAGAGCATCCTTGATTGTGAAGATACTAAACTAACCAAGCCCATCAGACACGACGAGGCTATAGTTTCAGATGTAGGTCTTGGTTGTATACAAGTTGATAGTTTTTACCAAGACAATCCTAAATGGTATGATTCTCCTTGTGCTTTGGGTACCGGTGCAGATTGTGAGGATACTGGATTCCGTCATGGAGAGATTTTATAA